A genomic stretch from Oncorhynchus tshawytscha isolate Ot180627B linkage group LG07, Otsh_v2.0, whole genome shotgun sequence includes:
- the LOC112253695 gene encoding ATP-binding cassette sub-family C member 4 isoform X3 — MEQLKKDVKFNPSTTANFFSRVFFCWVTPLFSIGNKRRLEEDDMYQVLPDDASQGLGEELQRHWDKEVRMAAKELRMPKLTKAIVKCYGKPYAVLGIFSFTVEVIKVIQPVFLGKLIQYFEKYDPDDMDALYEAFGYAAGISLSTVALTVLQMHYYYHVQRTGMKIRVAMCHMIYKKALCLSSAAMGKTTTGQMVNLLSNDVNKFDEVTNNLHYLWIAPLQAVVVIILLWYEIGLSCLAGVAVLLFLLPLQTMFGKLFGSLRSKTAALTDNRIRTMNEVVSGIRIIKMYAWEKPFSALVNDVRREEISKIMSSSYLRGLNLASFFAASKIIVFITFAVYVLLGNTISASRVFVAVSLYGAIKITVTLFFPQAIEKVFETIISIRRIKHFLLLEEIERPKMRFTPEEKKDASVEIKDLICYWDKCLDTPSLQNLSLTVKSEQLVAVIGPVGSGKSSLLSAILGELPHDKGVLRVKGQLTYASQQPWVFPGTIRSNILFGKELHPQKYEKVLRACALQRDMELLPDGDLTVIGDRGATLSGGQKARVNLARAVYQDADIYLLDDPLSAVDAEVGRHLFEQCICGILKNKPRILVTHQLQYLQAANQILVLKEGHVVGRGTYSELQHSGVDFTSLLKRDEEEPQTNNNHSVVKHAFSQNSISSWNSVVSHTSSMHSVKDGAEQLSTVAEESRSEGNIGASLYFKYLNAGASILVMLCTVLLSLIAEVAYVLQDWWLAYWAGEQEKLNINGTVIVQNGLNITQELDLGFYVGIYAGLTLASVIFGFAKSLVMFNVLVKAAQSLHNRMFNSILRTPVRFFDINPIGRILNRFSKDISQLDFMLPNTFVDFSQSILQNIGVVVVAASVMPWILIPVVPLLIIFLFLRRYFLQTSRDVKRLESTTRSPVFSHLSSSLQGLWTIRAFGAEERFQNTFDAHQDLHSESWFLFLVTSRWFALRLDGICAAFVTVTAFGCLFLRDDDVSGEGGGVHRAGE, encoded by the exons ttGGGTAACCCCTTTATTTAGTATTGGAAATAAGCGGAGGCTAGAAGAAGATGACATGTACCAAGTGCTTCCTGATGATGCTTCTCAGGGCCTGGGAGAGGAACTACAGAG GCATTGGGATAAGGAGGTTCGAATGGCTGCCAAGGAGCTGCGGATGCCCAAACTCACCAAAGCCATTGTGAAGTGCTATGGGAAACCCTACGCAGTGCTGGGGATCTTTAGTTTCACCGTT GAGGTGATTAAGGTGATCCAGCCAGTGTTCTTGGGAAAGCTGATCCAGTACTTTGAGAAGTACGATCCTGATGATATGGACGCACTGTATGAGGCCTTTGGCTACGCTGCTGGTATCTCTCTGTCCACCGTTGCACTGACCGTCCTCCAAATGCATTATTACTACCACGTCCAGAGGACCGGCATGAAGATACGAGTGGCCATGTGTCACATGATCTACAAGAAg GCCCTGTGTCTCAGCAGCGCGGCGATGGGAAAAACAACCACAGGACAAATGGTGAACCTGCTATCCAACGATGTCAACAAGTTTGATGAG GTGACCAACAATCTGCACTACCTCTGGATAGCACCTCTGCAGGCTGTGGTGGTTATCATACTCCTGTGGTATGAGATTGGCCTGTCGTGCCTGGCAGGCGTGGCTGTCCTTTTGTTCCTCCTGCCACTACAGACCATGTTTGGAAAGCTCTTCGGCTCCCTCAG GAGTAAAACCGCTGCCTTGACTGACAATAGGATACGCACCATGAATGAAGTGGTGTCTGGAATCAGGATCATCAAAATGTATGCCTGGGAGAAGCCCTTCTCAGCACTGGTCAATGATGTCAGAAG GGAAGAGATCTCCAAGATCATGTCAAGCTCCTACCTGCGAGGTCTCAACCTGGCCTCCTTCTTTGCGGCCAGTAAGATCATAGTCTTCATCACCTTCGCTGTCTACGTCCTCCTGGGGAACACCATCTCAGCCAGCCGGGTGTTTGTGGCAGTGTCTCTATATGGTGCCATCAAGATCACAGTGACCCTCTTCTTCCCACAGGCCATAGAGAAGGTGTTCGAGACCATCATCAGTATCCGCAGGATCAAG CATTTCCTTCTGTTGGAGGAGATTGAGAGACCCAAAATGAGATTTACCCCGGAGGAAAAGAAAGACGCCTCTGTTGAGATCAAGGACTTAATTTGCTACTGGGACAAG tgtctgGACACCCCATCTCTCCAGAACCTGTCACTCACAGTGAAGTCGGAGCAGCTCGTTGCTGTCATTGGACCTGTGGGGTCTGGAAAG TCCTCTCTGCTCAGCGCCATCCTGGGGGAGCTGCCTCACGACAAGGGGGTGTTGAGGGTCAAAGGTCAGCTGACCTACGCCTCCCAGCAGCCCTGGGTGTTCCCTGGAACCATCCGCAGCAACATCCTGTTTGGCAAAGAGCTCCATCCTCAAAAGTATGAGAAGGTCCTGAGAGCCTGCGCCCTCCAGAGG GACATGGAGCTGCTGCCAGACGGGGACCTGACAGTGATAGGGGACAGAGGAGCCACCCTCAGTGGGGGACAGAAAGCTAGAGTGAACCTGGCCCG GGCTGTGTACCAGGATGCTGATATCTACCTGCTGGACGACCCTCTAAGTGCTGTGGATGCTGAGGTCGGGAGACACCTGTTTGAACA GTGTATCTGTGGTATTCTGAAGAATAAGCCCCGCATCCTGGTGACCCACCAGTTGCAGTACCTCCAAGCAGCCAACCAGATCCTCGTCCTCAAGGAG ggtcacGTGGTGGGGAGGGGGACATACTCCGAGCTGCAGCACTCTGGGGTTGACTTCACCTCCCTGCTGAAGAGGGACGAGGAGGAGCCACAAACCAACAACAATCACTCAGTGGTCAAACACGCCTTTTCCCAGAACTCAATTTCCTCCTGGAACTCAGTGGTctcccacacctcctccatgcactCTGTTAAAGATGGAGCTGAACAGCTTTCG ACAGTAGCAGAGGAGAGCCGATCGGAAGGCAACATCGGTGCCAGCCTCTACTTCAAGTACTTAAATGCAGGAGCCAGCATACTGGTTATGCTGTGCACAGTCCTCCTCAGTCTCATCGCGGAG GTAGCGTACGTTCTTCAGGACTGGTGGCTGGCCTATTG GGCAGGAGAGCAGGAGAAACTCAATATTAACGGCACTGTGATTGTCCAAAATGGCCTCAACATCACTCAAGAATTGGACCTCGGTTTCTATGTGGGCATTTATGCAG GTTTGACTCTGGCCTCGGTCATCTTTGGCTTTGCCAAGAGTCTGGTGATGTTCAATGTGCTGGTGAAAGCTGCTCAGTCTCTGCACAACCGCATGTTCAACTCTATCCTCCGGACACCTGTACGCTTCTTTGACATCAACCCAATTG GAAGAATTCTCAACAGGTTCTCCAAGGACATCAGCCAGCTGGATTTCATGTTACCTAATACCTTTGTTGACTTCAGTCAG TCGATCCTGCAGAATATCGGCGTAGTGGTGGTGGCAGCCTCCGTTATGCCCTGGATCCTCATCCCTGTGGTTCCTCTTCTCATCATATTCCTGTTCCTGAGACGCTACTTCCTGCAGACGTCACGGGACGTCAAACGCCTGGAGTCCACCA CTCGGAGTCCTGTCTTCTCCCACCTGTCATCGTCCCTCCAAGGTCTGTGGACGATCCGAGCCTTCGGAGCCGAGGAGAGATTCCAGAACACCTTTGACGCTCATCAGGATCTGCACTCAGAATCTTGGTTCCTGTTCCTGGTCACCTCTCGATGGTTCGCTCTCCGACTGGATGGAATCTGCGCAGCCTTTGTCACTGTCACTGCCTTTGGCTGCCTCTTCCTCAGAGATG